The following are encoded in a window of Vibrio sp. SCSIO 43136 genomic DNA:
- a CDS encoding sigma-54 dependent transcriptional regulator: MQAKVLLVEDSTSLAILYKEYVKDEPYDMFHVETGKEAMTFIERHMPQLVILDLKLPDMSGEDILDWINEKQFPTSVVIATAHGSVNIAVNLLTKGAEDFLEKPITAERLKASVSLHLKKAKLETLVDDLEQKFDRHNFHGFIGSSLPMQAVYKIVESAAPTTASVFICGESGTGKEVCAEALHRESNRKDKPFVAINCGAIPKDLMESEIFGHVKGAFTGATTDRLGAARQAHGGTLFLDELCEMELEMQKKLLRFLQTGTLTPLGSSKEVKVDVRIICATNRNPLDEVEQGRFREDLYYRVHVIPVDMPPLRDRGKDILELSRHFLQMYAKQDGKKFTGFKREVESVLKRYNWPGNVRQLQNIIRNIVVLNDGKQVELNQLPAPLNQPAALKAAAAEPEPTPIAMPASTPEIQTPSLEASEVEVSAPEKPSSDISAGDIKPMWMVERETIQRAIEFCDGNVLNAAVLLDLSPSTVYRKKQAWESENDTQQA, encoded by the coding sequence ATGCAGGCTAAGGTGTTACTGGTTGAAGATTCCACTTCACTAGCCATCCTTTACAAAGAATATGTAAAGGATGAGCCGTATGACATGTTTCATGTCGAAACCGGTAAGGAGGCGATGACTTTTATCGAACGTCATATGCCTCAGTTGGTGATTCTCGACCTTAAGCTGCCAGACATGTCTGGCGAAGATATCTTAGACTGGATTAACGAAAAACAATTTCCCACCAGCGTTGTCATTGCCACTGCGCATGGCTCAGTCAACATTGCGGTCAATCTGTTGACTAAAGGCGCTGAAGATTTCCTTGAAAAACCCATTACTGCTGAGCGCTTAAAAGCATCGGTTTCACTCCATTTGAAAAAAGCCAAGCTAGAAACTTTGGTCGACGATCTTGAGCAAAAATTTGATCGTCACAATTTTCATGGCTTTATAGGTTCCAGCCTGCCCATGCAAGCGGTCTACAAAATTGTGGAGTCTGCCGCCCCAACCACAGCCAGTGTATTCATTTGCGGTGAAAGCGGCACGGGTAAAGAAGTATGTGCAGAAGCCTTACACCGAGAAAGCAACCGCAAAGATAAGCCCTTTGTCGCCATCAACTGTGGTGCAATCCCAAAAGATCTTATGGAGAGCGAGATTTTTGGCCACGTTAAAGGAGCATTTACTGGAGCGACCACCGACCGACTCGGCGCAGCTAGACAAGCCCACGGCGGCACACTGTTTCTCGATGAGCTATGTGAAATGGAACTAGAGATGCAGAAAAAACTGCTGCGATTCCTTCAGACCGGAACCCTCACACCACTAGGCAGCAGTAAAGAAGTAAAAGTCGATGTTCGCATTATTTGTGCCACCAACCGTAACCCTCTTGATGAGGTAGAACAAGGCCGATTCCGTGAAGACCTATACTACCGCGTGCATGTGATACCTGTTGATATGCCGCCCCTCCGAGATCGCGGAAAAGACATCCTAGAATTGTCACGTCACTTCTTACAAATGTATGCTAAGCAAGACGGTAAGAAGTTTACCGGTTTCAAACGGGAAGTAGAGAGCGTATTAAAGCGCTACAACTGGCCGGGTAACGTAAGGCAATTACAAAATATTATTCGCAATATCGTGGTGCTTAACGATGGCAAACAAGTCGAACTTAACCAACTGCCTGCACCACTCAACCAACCTGCGGCGCTCAAGGCGGCAGCGGCTGAACCTGAGCCAACGCCAATCGCAATGCCAGCATCTACCCCAGAAATACAGACACCATCATTGGAAGCGTCTGAGGTAGAGGTATCAGCACCTGAAAAGCCAAGCAGTGACATCTCAGCTGGAGATATCAAACCAATGTGGATGGTCGAGCGCGAGACCATTCAGCGAGCAATAGAATTTTGTGATGGCAACGTCTTAAACGCTGCTGTGTTACTCGACCTCAGCCCCTCTACTGTGTATAGAAAGAAACAGGCTTGGGAGTCTGAGAATGATACTCAGCAAGCGTGA
- a CDS encoding glycosyltransferase family 4 protein → MILSKRDSHIPKPNEIWLLLDSRVFGGIETHVLELAIGLQIFKHPVRVVFITQYDEPSALVDRLQANNIRFSYLYQVCSSSKRINPVRALRQGIKRYKPILVHAHGYKASVVSRFAKVTLPKGTIKQFTTYHAGETPTGKVGLYDWLDRHTSYLSEQCFAVSKLIQDKVPADSIVLNNFVSTQDVRPSKGQQIAFVGRLSMEKGPDRFVDLACNFPYLEFHVYGTGPMETELLDRGEPNVLYHGHQNNMTRVWENVGLLVISSRYEGLPMSALEAMARGIPVAAMKVGALDELIDHRTNGWLAESDNELLAGVMEWLQLTPEQKKSIANNAQYTINLNFSSQAVVPKILNIYQIDNKATKTPAARFSK, encoded by the coding sequence ATGATACTCAGCAAGCGTGATAGTCACATACCAAAACCGAATGAGATTTGGCTACTGCTTGATAGCCGAGTCTTTGGTGGTATTGAGACGCATGTCTTAGAGCTCGCAATTGGGCTGCAAATATTTAAACACCCTGTGCGCGTGGTGTTCATCACCCAATATGATGAGCCTTCCGCACTGGTTGATCGTTTGCAAGCCAACAACATTCGCTTCTCCTACCTATACCAAGTGTGTAGCTCGTCTAAACGCATTAACCCAGTACGGGCACTGCGCCAAGGCATCAAACGCTATAAGCCTATCCTTGTTCACGCCCATGGCTATAAAGCGAGCGTGGTCAGCCGATTCGCCAAAGTAACACTGCCTAAAGGCACGATTAAGCAATTTACCACCTACCACGCAGGTGAAACGCCAACTGGGAAAGTTGGGCTCTATGACTGGTTAGACAGACACACCAGTTATCTGTCTGAGCAATGCTTTGCGGTGAGTAAGCTAATTCAAGATAAAGTTCCCGCCGACAGCATAGTGCTGAATAATTTTGTTTCGACCCAAGATGTACGCCCAAGCAAAGGCCAGCAAATCGCCTTTGTCGGGCGCTTGAGTATGGAAAAAGGCCCCGACCGCTTCGTCGATTTGGCCTGCAACTTCCCCTACCTTGAGTTCCACGTCTACGGTACAGGGCCGATGGAGACAGAGTTGCTCGACCGAGGTGAACCCAATGTGCTCTATCACGGTCATCAAAACAATATGACACGAGTTTGGGAAAATGTCGGATTACTAGTAATTTCGTCTCGATACGAAGGGCTGCCTATGTCTGCGCTCGAAGCCATGGCTCGTGGCATCCCAGTTGCAGCAATGAAAGTTGGCGCACTCGATGAGCTCATCGACCACCGTACCAACGGGTGGTTGGCTGAATCAGACAATGAGTTGCTTGCAGGGGTCATGGAGTGGCTACAACTTACCCCAGAGCAGAAAAAATCCATCGCCAACAATGCTCAATACACCATCAACCTCAATTTCTCCAGTCAGGCCGTTGTGCCTAAGATTTTGAACATTTATCAAATTGACAATAAGGCGACTAAAACGCCTGCGGCCCGTTTCTCAAAATGA
- a CDS encoding oligosaccharide flippase family protein, whose product MNSMIGYAIGLFATKGLALMMLPVMANHLSSRELGELELYATIATFFALLIGIALHEALYRFVAGIESQSKRHKLASQLATINQSVAVGWVVLLLTITQLLGWNSPALTLVFIGLAIDAPLAIHLTWLRMQERVKAFVLCCVLTALLQASLVMIALINQWGVTGVLAASVVAHFIQYLVLQMLNRFRWQLPLMSSAQEFFGYTSPLMGASLLAFGLNGAERWLIASTTSLEVLGQFAIAAKFALAMCILVQPFGMWWMPKRFTALKQQGVSAVARTTQIGVVWIVLLTLAIAGSGQLFILHFLPSEYHPATDLLVICLAMAMSKEISELTNIGILANKQTTILLKINLVAMIGGLGLATLLSPLGIEAILLSLLTAQLGRTLAITTFSQRICLIPYAKWSILGLIGVAYLGLIAFYLADSSAQLITVAFAALSMVIGLSTAMNLLPMTFSAHLTKRLSTSKRALGRGV is encoded by the coding sequence ATGAATAGCATGATCGGGTACGCTATTGGGCTGTTTGCCACCAAAGGCCTAGCGCTAATGATGCTGCCTGTCATGGCAAACCACCTATCAAGCCGAGAACTAGGTGAGCTTGAGCTATATGCCACTATTGCCACCTTCTTTGCCCTGCTGATAGGCATTGCACTGCATGAAGCTCTATATCGATTTGTCGCAGGTATCGAATCGCAAAGTAAACGCCACAAGTTGGCTAGTCAACTTGCTACTATCAATCAGTCCGTTGCCGTAGGTTGGGTGGTGTTACTACTAACTATTACGCAACTGCTTGGATGGAACAGCCCTGCATTAACCCTTGTGTTTATTGGACTCGCCATCGATGCCCCTCTTGCTATTCATCTAACTTGGTTGCGCATGCAAGAACGAGTCAAAGCGTTTGTACTTTGCTGCGTACTCACTGCACTACTCCAAGCAAGCCTTGTCATGATCGCTTTAATCAATCAATGGGGAGTGACTGGTGTGCTTGCGGCGAGCGTCGTTGCGCATTTCATCCAATACCTAGTGTTGCAAATGCTCAATCGCTTCCGTTGGCAGCTACCTTTAATGTCATCAGCGCAAGAGTTCTTTGGTTATACCAGCCCATTGATGGGGGCATCTTTACTAGCATTTGGTTTGAACGGTGCCGAACGCTGGCTAATTGCTTCCACAACCTCTCTTGAAGTATTAGGTCAATTTGCCATTGCGGCTAAATTTGCGCTAGCAATGTGCATATTAGTCCAGCCTTTTGGTATGTGGTGGATGCCCAAACGCTTTACCGCACTCAAGCAACAAGGGGTGAGCGCCGTTGCAAGAACCACTCAGATTGGCGTGGTTTGGATCGTGCTGTTAACACTGGCAATCGCAGGCAGTGGCCAACTCTTCATATTGCACTTTTTGCCTTCTGAGTATCATCCCGCAACAGACCTATTGGTCATTTGCTTAGCTATGGCGATGAGCAAAGAGATATCTGAGCTCACCAACATCGGCATACTGGCGAACAAGCAAACCACTATCTTGCTCAAAATAAACTTGGTCGCCATGATAGGTGGTTTAGGGTTGGCAACGTTATTGAGCCCTCTTGGCATCGAAGCCATTTTGCTAAGTTTACTCACTGCCCAACTAGGACGGACACTTGCTATCACCACCTTCAGCCAGCGAATCTGCCTTATCCCCTATGCTAAATGGTCAATCTTGGGTCTAATTGGTGTCGCTTATCTGGGGTTAATTGCCTTTTATCTTGCCGACTCTTCGGCACAACTTATCACCGTGGCCTTTGCTGCGCTTAGTATGGTTATCGGTCTAAGCACTGCAATGAACCTGTTGCCAATGACTTTCAGCGCTCATTTAACAAAGCGTCTATCAACCAGTAAAAGAGCGTTAGGTCGAGGTGTGTAA
- a CDS encoding response regulator yields MTLRAKTILGIALIEIVLLLLLIFSAMSFLADSNERQLIQRAHATASMFAHASTNALLATDLATLDDLGDQIMQLEDVLYLRIVKQDQVLVQKGENVLQNHTPVLDESLKTVTDGIFDTREYITFHGETYGYVDMGYSTAAIDTLLSQARQSIVSIASLEVLLVAIFSFFLGTYLTKNLVKLANAALTVSKKGPGYQLNLKQNDELGEVAHAFDQMSASLQQNYQELRQARVEAETANESKSRFLASMSHEIRTPMNGVLGLLSLLEETELNKEQKKLLATATESGQFLLSIINDILDFSRMEANTLSLERQPFELKSCIESVVNSFVPLAHEKQLLLECQYDPKLPPYVYGDANRYRQILLNLLGNAFKFTEQGAISVEVSIKPHDNEQQCRIECSVSDTGVGIEQEAQSYLFDEFTMVDQTYSRTNEGSGLGLAICKRLVYLMDGEISVSSQLGQGSQFTFHVILDTAPEPQIAREEETVIATEQLKQLKVLVAEDNKANQLVIRNLFLHAGIEIDLADNGLHALEQVKHNTYDIVFMDISMPEMDGMETCEKIRELDDPQKANLPIVALTAHALSGDKEHFLKVGMNGYLSKPVRKQQLLEMLTEQLGDKFNPNNELTLEAIEPITSDQTLETSTSLANTMSMNNLTSETPQLDEAISQPTTANQDEPQTPLVCPKIIEQMIEDTSKDVLPMLIEHYIEETYTRIQKITDAVGANDAEALEFETHTLGSSSLALGNQRLSESARHVERLCIEGEASQALELAKQLAALAQESVLALVQHNDQALGLTPIRPEVIQH; encoded by the coding sequence ATGACGTTAAGGGCCAAAACAATTCTTGGTATCGCCCTCATAGAAATTGTATTGCTGTTATTGCTTATCTTCAGTGCAATGTCTTTTTTGGCTGACTCCAATGAACGCCAGTTGATTCAAAGAGCCCACGCCACTGCCTCAATGTTTGCCCACGCCAGCACTAACGCTCTGCTTGCGACCGATTTAGCCACCCTCGACGATTTAGGCGACCAAATCATGCAGCTCGAAGATGTTTTGTATCTTCGAATCGTCAAACAGGACCAAGTACTGGTACAAAAAGGTGAAAACGTTCTACAAAACCACACCCCTGTACTCGACGAGAGTTTAAAAACCGTCACTGATGGCATCTTCGACACCCGTGAGTACATAACCTTTCACGGAGAGACTTATGGTTATGTCGATATGGGCTATAGCACGGCAGCCATAGACACCTTGCTCTCACAAGCTCGCCAATCCATCGTTTCAATTGCTTCTTTGGAAGTATTATTGGTTGCCATCTTCTCTTTCTTTCTAGGCACTTACCTAACCAAAAACTTAGTCAAACTGGCCAATGCTGCTCTAACCGTAAGTAAAAAAGGACCAGGGTACCAACTTAACCTCAAACAAAATGACGAACTGGGTGAAGTAGCCCATGCTTTTGACCAAATGTCGGCCAGTTTGCAGCAAAACTATCAGGAATTGCGTCAAGCAAGAGTGGAAGCCGAAACGGCGAATGAATCAAAAAGCCGCTTTCTTGCCTCGATGTCACATGAGATCCGCACCCCTATGAATGGTGTGCTCGGGCTGCTCAGTTTGCTTGAGGAAACCGAACTCAATAAAGAACAAAAGAAACTGCTTGCAACTGCCACCGAGTCAGGTCAGTTTTTGCTCTCCATCATCAATGATATTCTCGATTTCTCTCGTATGGAGGCCAATACCTTATCGCTGGAGAGGCAGCCATTTGAACTTAAAAGCTGCATTGAAAGTGTGGTGAATAGTTTCGTGCCGCTCGCCCACGAGAAGCAACTTCTGCTTGAGTGCCAATACGATCCTAAATTACCACCTTATGTCTATGGTGATGCCAACCGTTACCGACAAATCTTGCTCAACTTGTTAGGCAATGCCTTCAAGTTTACCGAGCAGGGGGCAATTAGCGTCGAAGTATCGATAAAACCCCATGATAATGAACAGCAATGCCGTATCGAATGCAGTGTCAGCGATACTGGTGTGGGTATTGAGCAAGAAGCTCAGTCATACTTATTTGATGAGTTTACTATGGTTGATCAAACCTACTCTCGCACCAATGAGGGCAGTGGATTAGGGCTTGCCATCTGTAAACGTCTTGTCTATTTGATGGATGGCGAGATCTCCGTTTCAAGCCAATTAGGCCAAGGAAGCCAGTTTACCTTTCATGTAATCCTAGATACGGCACCTGAGCCACAGATCGCTCGAGAAGAAGAAACCGTCATCGCAACTGAGCAACTAAAACAGCTCAAAGTGTTAGTCGCAGAGGACAACAAAGCAAACCAACTGGTGATCCGTAACCTCTTCCTTCATGCCGGCATAGAAATCGACCTTGCAGATAACGGCCTTCATGCTTTAGAGCAAGTCAAACACAACACCTACGACATTGTATTCATGGATATCTCGATGCCCGAAATGGACGGTATGGAAACCTGCGAGAAAATCCGAGAACTCGATGATCCTCAAAAAGCTAACTTGCCAATAGTTGCACTCACGGCTCATGCACTTTCAGGGGATAAAGAGCACTTTTTGAAAGTAGGGATGAATGGCTACCTATCTAAGCCTGTTAGAAAACAGCAACTGCTAGAGATGCTAACCGAGCAGCTGGGCGACAAATTTAATCCAAATAATGAACTGACTTTAGAAGCCATAGAGCCTATTACATCAGATCAAACACTAGAAACTTCAACGTCACTAGCTAATACAATGTCTATGAATAATCTAACTTCAGAAACACCACAATTAGATGAGGCGATAAGCCAACCCACAACAGCCAACCAAGATGAACCCCAGACTCCACTGGTGTGTCCAAAGATCATTGAGCAAATGATTGAAGATACGAGTAAAGATGTTTTGCCAATGCTTATTGAGCACTATATCGAAGAAACTTACACACGCATTCAAAAAATCACCGATGCAGTTGGTGCAAACGATGCAGAAGCGTTAGAGTTCGAGACGCACACTTTGGGCAGCTCATCGCTCGCATTAGGTAATCAGCGCCTTTCAGAGTCTGCTCGCCATGTTGAAAGGCTGTGTATCGAAGGTGAAGCATCTCAAGCACTTGAACTCGCAAAGCAGCTTGCAGCACTTGCTCAGGAGTCGGTACTTGCGCTCGTCCAGCACAATGACCAAGCGTTAGGGCTCACCCCTATCCGACCGGAAGTGATCCAGCACTAA
- a CDS encoding glycosyltransferase family 4 protein, producing the protein MTNHCLVFDPIPFAGGSKIATLNMLAHTDPERVKFTVITASPSCWRIDTPHQIDVVSLASPRWLAKAQSGALFWLKQLYFSLCISVIMMLKPKVQLTVGASGPGVDMALYLCRFVFGFKVAQLIHGPVARSRSIGFALTKADFVFYLTSSHQSLLQSLQSYLGADQDLSAVRKLMGERWIAFDNGLPEHQWPSQIHQTEPVVYWAASLLKWKGLDLLVEALSSLEVESQICFIRPKNSQLAVSKAPVRLNGAKWYQQPNNLDDIRKQSSIFVSTSVNEPFGLSILEALAAGMCVIVPKDGSYWDQVLTEGFNCIKYEKNDARSLQAAIQHVQQDPELIARLGRKAKLIAAHYTAKRCYQTITHCIHTAGDFIPTAMSIRHQGAAHE; encoded by the coding sequence ATGACCAATCACTGCTTAGTTTTCGATCCGATTCCTTTTGCTGGCGGCTCCAAAATTGCCACCTTAAACATGTTGGCACATACCGATCCCGAGCGAGTTAAATTTACCGTGATCACGGCCAGCCCGAGTTGTTGGAGAATCGATACACCACACCAAATCGACGTGGTCAGCCTCGCCTCCCCTCGTTGGTTAGCCAAAGCTCAGTCAGGAGCACTATTTTGGTTAAAGCAGCTTTACTTTAGTTTGTGCATTAGCGTCATTATGATGCTAAAGCCAAAGGTACAACTGACCGTGGGCGCTTCTGGCCCAGGGGTAGATATGGCACTTTACCTTTGTCGCTTTGTGTTTGGCTTTAAAGTCGCACAGCTTATTCATGGCCCTGTTGCACGCTCACGGTCAATTGGGTTTGCTTTAACTAAAGCCGACTTTGTGTTTTATCTTACAAGCAGTCATCAATCGTTGCTCCAAAGTTTGCAAAGCTACCTAGGTGCAGACCAAGACTTATCTGCGGTTCGAAAACTCATGGGTGAGCGATGGATTGCATTCGATAACGGCTTACCTGAGCATCAATGGCCAAGCCAAATCCACCAAACCGAGCCTGTTGTATACTGGGCAGCAAGCCTACTTAAGTGGAAAGGCTTAGACCTTCTGGTTGAAGCTTTATCCTCGCTCGAAGTTGAAAGCCAGATCTGTTTCATCCGCCCCAAAAATTCACAGTTAGCCGTCAGTAAAGCTCCTGTTCGTTTAAACGGCGCTAAATGGTATCAGCAGCCAAACAACCTCGATGATATTCGCAAACAGAGTTCTATTTTTGTCTCAACCAGTGTCAACGAGCCTTTTGGCCTTTCCATCCTAGAAGCGCTGGCGGCAGGCATGTGCGTCATAGTGCCGAAAGATGGAAGCTATTGGGATCAGGTGCTTACCGAAGGTTTTAATTGCATCAAGTACGAGAAAAATGATGCGAGATCGCTTCAGGCTGCCATCCAACACGTACAACAAGATCCCGAACTTATCGCTCGCCTAGGAAGAAAAGCTAAGTTGATTGCAGCGCATTACACTGCGAAGCGCTGCTACCAAACTATCACGCACTGTATTCACACCGCAGGAGACTTTATTCCAACTGCAATGAGCATTCGACACCAAGGAGCGGCTCATGAATAG
- a CDS encoding CpsD/CapB family tyrosine-protein kinase — MTIPATHYEIEQLYLSAELAECRSICLTGCQSGDGVTAFATALAERYLLAGHRTLLVDLNLHRPAFTQIETELGNQSWLEHKQTKQTLLGAAIPTDQSTLLALKDPQQLKNNVGLWLESYDRVIIDTSAMLQVNRGNIPAQVVASACDTTILVALAGVTTNRQVSQAVELLQLSKANLMGTVLNHRDQPNLAQELSRQVEKLFFLPRSFRRSIKNALQANEFLNQVV; from the coding sequence ATGACGATTCCAGCCACTCACTATGAAATCGAGCAGCTCTACTTAAGTGCAGAGCTTGCCGAATGTCGCTCCATCTGCCTGACAGGTTGTCAGTCAGGCGATGGTGTCACCGCTTTTGCCACCGCACTGGCTGAGCGCTATCTGCTTGCTGGCCATCGCACCTTATTGGTTGATTTAAACTTGCACAGACCCGCTTTCACACAGATTGAAACTGAGCTCGGAAATCAATCGTGGCTTGAGCACAAACAAACCAAACAGACCTTGCTCGGAGCTGCGATACCAACGGATCAATCAACCTTGCTTGCACTCAAAGACCCGCAGCAACTCAAAAACAACGTGGGGCTATGGCTGGAAAGTTATGACCGAGTCATCATCGATACCTCAGCCATGCTGCAAGTCAATCGAGGCAACATACCTGCTCAGGTTGTCGCCTCTGCTTGCGATACCACTATTCTGGTTGCCCTTGCTGGTGTAACAACCAATAGGCAGGTGAGCCAAGCAGTAGAATTGCTCCAACTTAGCAAAGCAAACCTGATGGGGACGGTACTCAATCACAGAGATCAGCCCAATTTGGCTCAAGAGTTATCGAGACAAGTTGAGAAGCTATTTTTTCTACCTCGCTCTTTTCGCCGTTCGATCAAAAATGCGCTTCAGGCCAACGAATTTTTGAATCAAGTCGTTTAA
- a CDS encoding glycosyltransferase family 4 protein, translated as MTSNSKNILFVHYGDPWLRGSEHCLLNLLKTLDKNQFNPVVWTNNPKLHQQVLQMGIVSQLDCFPLLLGWKAPRWNIAAWQRLKRQTRDLISAHRIDLIHNNSAAPGQWTNLVAKECGIPTVTQLHSAYPLRDRITLGLHLSTRIIAVSKAVAESMAFDHYPRPRLKVVTNGIDCQALLSQPPMDVRAHLNISKHAKVFVTVGSLIQRKGMDRLINAFRQVNRCIEAHLIIIGDGELKESLQQQANGLPVHFVGEQEHVHRWMRGGVDGFISGARSEAFGLVCAEASLAKLPVIAPNVGGIPEVVEHKHTGLLFSEQLELVQHIHAIAAKPDWAKHLGQAGHNKVLEQFTLEKNCCQIQAIYYNALNKPSEEPLYTALRPLSHRLLAR; from the coding sequence ATGACTTCTAACAGCAAAAATATTCTCTTTGTGCACTACGGTGACCCATGGTTGCGGGGCAGCGAACACTGCTTGCTCAACTTGCTTAAAACGCTAGATAAAAACCAATTTAATCCCGTAGTTTGGACCAACAACCCAAAGCTCCACCAGCAGGTGTTACAGATGGGCATCGTCAGTCAACTCGATTGCTTCCCTCTATTGCTGGGTTGGAAAGCACCTCGTTGGAATATTGCGGCTTGGCAGCGCCTAAAGCGTCAAACCCGAGATTTGATTTCAGCCCACCGCATCGACCTCATCCACAACAATAGTGCTGCGCCGGGCCAGTGGACCAACTTAGTCGCTAAAGAGTGCGGTATTCCAACCGTAACCCAACTCCATAGTGCTTATCCTCTCAGAGACCGCATTACGCTGGGACTGCATCTAAGCACACGAATTATCGCTGTGAGTAAAGCGGTTGCCGAATCGATGGCTTTCGACCACTACCCTAGACCACGTTTAAAAGTGGTCACCAATGGCATTGATTGCCAAGCTTTACTCTCGCAGCCACCCATGGATGTGAGAGCCCATCTCAACATATCCAAGCACGCTAAAGTATTTGTTACCGTGGGCTCCTTAATTCAGCGTAAAGGCATGGACCGCTTGATCAATGCATTTCGTCAAGTCAACCGCTGTATCGAAGCGCACCTCATCATTATTGGAGATGGAGAGCTAAAAGAGTCTCTGCAGCAACAGGCCAATGGACTACCTGTACATTTTGTCGGTGAACAGGAGCATGTGCACCGCTGGATGCGAGGTGGGGTAGACGGTTTTATCAGCGGCGCTCGTAGCGAAGCATTTGGTCTGGTTTGCGCCGAAGCTAGCCTGGCAAAGCTGCCTGTCATCGCCCCGAACGTCGGCGGTATTCCTGAAGTCGTCGAGCACAAACATACTGGTCTTTTATTTAGTGAGCAACTTGAGTTAGTTCAGCATATTCACGCCATTGCGGCCAAGCCTGATTGGGCAAAACACCTTGGCCAAGCGGGTCACAACAAGGTGCTAGAACAATTTACTCTTGAGAAAAACTGCTGCCAAATTCAGGCGATATATTACAACGCTCTCAACAAGCCATCAGAAGAGCCTCTTTATACCGCACTTCGACCACTTTCTCACCGCTTGCTTGCGAGGTAA